In Castor canadensis chromosome 11, mCasCan1.hap1v2, whole genome shotgun sequence, a single genomic region encodes these proteins:
- the Dyrk3 gene encoding dual specificity tyrosine-phosphorylation-regulated kinase 3 isoform X1, which produces MGGTARGPGRKDAEPPGARLPPQQRRLGDGVYDTFMMIDETKCPPCSTVLCNPSEPPPPRRLNSWSMLISFLVGHLNCMFQHQNEFLTHAVQNKFLVTTEQLTRDHTQHFLNGGEMKVEQLFQEFGSRRPEPLQSDGFNDLEKCSPTVSQGKSSESLNTVKSSSSSKTPKVVPLTPEQALKQYKHHLTAYEKMEIINYPEIYFVGPNAKKRQGVIGGPNNGGYDDADGAYIHVPRDHLAYRYEVLKIIGKGSFGQVARVYDHKLRQYVALKMVRNEKRFHRQAAEEIRILEHLKKQDKTGSMNVIHMLESFTFRNHVCIAFELLSIDLYELIKKNKFQGFSVQLVRKFAQSILQSLDALHKNKIIHCDLKPENILLKHHGRSATKVIDFGSSCFEYQKLYTYIQSRFYRAPEIILGCRYSTPIDIWSFGCILAELLTGQPLFPGEDEGDQLACMIELLGMPPSKLLEQSKRAKYFINSKGLPRYCSASTQADGRVVLAGGRSRRGKKRGPPGSKDWGAALKGCEDYLFIEFLKRCLQWDPSARLTPAQALRHPWISKSVPRPLTIEKVPGKHVVNPTSAFQGLSSKLPPVVGIANKLKANLMSETNGSIPLCSVLPKLIS; this is translated from the exons ATTGGGGGATGGTGTCTACGATACCTTCATGATGATAGATGAAACCAAATGCCCACCCTGCTCAACTGTACTCTGCAATCCTTCTGAACCACCTCCACCCAGAAGGTTAAat AGTTGGTCCATGCTGATCTCCTTCTTAGTAGGTCACTTAAATTGTATGTTTCAGCATCAAAATGAATTTCTTACACACGCTGTTCAGAATAAGTTTTTG gTCACCACTGAGCAGTTAACCAGAGATCACACTCAGCACTTTCTGAATGGAGGAGAGATGAAGGTAGAACAGCTGTTTCAAGAATTTGGCAGCAGAAGACCTGAACCTCTTCAGTCAGATGGCTTCAATGActtggaaaaatgctcaccaactgtTTCTCAAGGGAAGAGTTCAGAAAGCCTGAATACGGTGAAATCCAGCAGTTCCTCCAAAACACCCAAAGTGGTACCTCTGACTCCTGAGCAAGCACTAAAGCAGTATAAACACCACCTTACTGCTTATGAGAAGATGGAAATCATCAACTACCCCGAAATCTACTTTGTGGGTCCAAATGCCAAAAAAAGGCAGGGAGTTATTGGCGGTCCCAATAATGGGGGGTACGATGATGCTGACGGGGCCTATATCCACGTACCTCGAGACCATCTAGCTTACCGATATGAGGTGCTGAAAATTATTGGCAAGGGGAGTTTTGGGCAGGTAGCTCGGGTCTATGATCACAAACTTCGACAGTATGTGGCCCTAAAAATGGTGCGTAATGAAAAGCGCTTTCATCGGCAAGCGGCCGAGGAGATCCGGATTTTGGAGCATCTTAAAAAACAGGATAAAACCGGTAGCATGAATGTTATCCACATGCTGGAGAGTTTCACTTTCCGGAATCACGTTTGCATTGCCTTCGAATTGTTGAGCATAGACCTTTATgagctgattaaaaaaaataagtttcagGGTTTTAGCGTCCAGCTGGTACGTAAGTTTGCTCAGTCCATCCTGCAGTCCTTGGATGCTCTCCACAAAAATAAGATCATTCACTGTGACCTGAAGCCCGAAAACATTCTCCTGAAACACCATGGGCGCAGTGCCACCAAGGTCATTGACTTTGGGTCCAGCTGTTTTGAGTACCAGAAGCTTTACACGTACATCCAGTCTCGCTTCTACAGAGCTCCAGAAATCATCCTAGGATGCCGCTACAGCACGCCTATTGACATATGGAGTTTTGGCTGTATCCTTGCCGAACTTTTAACAGGGCAGCCTCTGTTCCctggagaggatgaaggagacCAGCTGGCCTGCATGATAGAGCTTCTGGGGATGCCACCATCAAAACTTCTAGAGCAATCCAAACGTGCCAAGTACTTTATTAATTCCAAGGGTCTCCCCCGCTACTGCTCCGCCAGTACTCAGGCAGATGGGAGGGTTGTACTGGCGGGGGGTCGCTCACGTAGGGGTAAAAAGCGGGGTCCCCCAGGCAGCAAGGACTGGGGGGCAGCACTGAAAGGCTGTGAGGACTATTTGTTTATAGAGTTCCTGAAAAGATGCCTTCAGTGGGACCCCTCCGCCCGCCTGACCCCGGCTCAAGCATTAAGACACCCTTGGATTAGCAAATCTGTGCCCAGACCTCTCACCATAGAGAAGGTGCCAGGGAAACATGTAGTTAATCCTACAAGTGCTTTCCAGGGACTGAGTTCCAAGCTGCCTCCAGTTGTCGGCATAGCCAATAAGCTTAAAGCTAACTTAATGTCGGAAACCAATGGCAGTATACCTCTGTGCAGTGTATTGCCAAAACTGATTAGCTAA
- the Dyrk3 gene encoding dual specificity tyrosine-phosphorylation-regulated kinase 3 isoform X4, whose product MMIDETKCPPCSTVLCNPSEPPPPRRLNVTTEQLTRDHTQHFLNGGEMKVEQLFQEFGSRRPEPLQSDGFNDLEKCSPTVSQGKSSESLNTVKSSSSSKTPKVVPLTPEQALKQYKHHLTAYEKMEIINYPEIYFVGPNAKKRQGVIGGPNNGGYDDADGAYIHVPRDHLAYRYEVLKIIGKGSFGQVARVYDHKLRQYVALKMVRNEKRFHRQAAEEIRILEHLKKQDKTGSMNVIHMLESFTFRNHVCIAFELLSIDLYELIKKNKFQGFSVQLVRKFAQSILQSLDALHKNKIIHCDLKPENILLKHHGRSATKVIDFGSSCFEYQKLYTYIQSRFYRAPEIILGCRYSTPIDIWSFGCILAELLTGQPLFPGEDEGDQLACMIELLGMPPSKLLEQSKRAKYFINSKGLPRYCSASTQADGRVVLAGGRSRRGKKRGPPGSKDWGAALKGCEDYLFIEFLKRCLQWDPSARLTPAQALRHPWISKSVPRPLTIEKVPGKHVVNPTSAFQGLSSKLPPVVGIANKLKANLMSETNGSIPLCSVLPKLIS is encoded by the exons ATGATGATAGATGAAACCAAATGCCCACCCTGCTCAACTGTACTCTGCAATCCTTCTGAACCACCTCCACCCAGAAGGTTAAat gTCACCACTGAGCAGTTAACCAGAGATCACACTCAGCACTTTCTGAATGGAGGAGAGATGAAGGTAGAACAGCTGTTTCAAGAATTTGGCAGCAGAAGACCTGAACCTCTTCAGTCAGATGGCTTCAATGActtggaaaaatgctcaccaactgtTTCTCAAGGGAAGAGTTCAGAAAGCCTGAATACGGTGAAATCCAGCAGTTCCTCCAAAACACCCAAAGTGGTACCTCTGACTCCTGAGCAAGCACTAAAGCAGTATAAACACCACCTTACTGCTTATGAGAAGATGGAAATCATCAACTACCCCGAAATCTACTTTGTGGGTCCAAATGCCAAAAAAAGGCAGGGAGTTATTGGCGGTCCCAATAATGGGGGGTACGATGATGCTGACGGGGCCTATATCCACGTACCTCGAGACCATCTAGCTTACCGATATGAGGTGCTGAAAATTATTGGCAAGGGGAGTTTTGGGCAGGTAGCTCGGGTCTATGATCACAAACTTCGACAGTATGTGGCCCTAAAAATGGTGCGTAATGAAAAGCGCTTTCATCGGCAAGCGGCCGAGGAGATCCGGATTTTGGAGCATCTTAAAAAACAGGATAAAACCGGTAGCATGAATGTTATCCACATGCTGGAGAGTTTCACTTTCCGGAATCACGTTTGCATTGCCTTCGAATTGTTGAGCATAGACCTTTATgagctgattaaaaaaaataagtttcagGGTTTTAGCGTCCAGCTGGTACGTAAGTTTGCTCAGTCCATCCTGCAGTCCTTGGATGCTCTCCACAAAAATAAGATCATTCACTGTGACCTGAAGCCCGAAAACATTCTCCTGAAACACCATGGGCGCAGTGCCACCAAGGTCATTGACTTTGGGTCCAGCTGTTTTGAGTACCAGAAGCTTTACACGTACATCCAGTCTCGCTTCTACAGAGCTCCAGAAATCATCCTAGGATGCCGCTACAGCACGCCTATTGACATATGGAGTTTTGGCTGTATCCTTGCCGAACTTTTAACAGGGCAGCCTCTGTTCCctggagaggatgaaggagacCAGCTGGCCTGCATGATAGAGCTTCTGGGGATGCCACCATCAAAACTTCTAGAGCAATCCAAACGTGCCAAGTACTTTATTAATTCCAAGGGTCTCCCCCGCTACTGCTCCGCCAGTACTCAGGCAGATGGGAGGGTTGTACTGGCGGGGGGTCGCTCACGTAGGGGTAAAAAGCGGGGTCCCCCAGGCAGCAAGGACTGGGGGGCAGCACTGAAAGGCTGTGAGGACTATTTGTTTATAGAGTTCCTGAAAAGATGCCTTCAGTGGGACCCCTCCGCCCGCCTGACCCCGGCTCAAGCATTAAGACACCCTTGGATTAGCAAATCTGTGCCCAGACCTCTCACCATAGAGAAGGTGCCAGGGAAACATGTAGTTAATCCTACAAGTGCTTTCCAGGGACTGAGTTCCAAGCTGCCTCCAGTTGTCGGCATAGCCAATAAGCTTAAAGCTAACTTAATGTCGGAAACCAATGGCAGTATACCTCTGTGCAGTGTATTGCCAAAACTGATTAGCTAA
- the Dyrk3 gene encoding dual specificity tyrosine-phosphorylation-regulated kinase 3 isoform X2: protein MGGTARGPGRKDAEPPGARLPPQQRRLGDGVYDTFMMIDETKCPPCSTVLCNPSEPPPPRRLNVTTEQLTRDHTQHFLNGGEMKVEQLFQEFGSRRPEPLQSDGFNDLEKCSPTVSQGKSSESLNTVKSSSSSKTPKVVPLTPEQALKQYKHHLTAYEKMEIINYPEIYFVGPNAKKRQGVIGGPNNGGYDDADGAYIHVPRDHLAYRYEVLKIIGKGSFGQVARVYDHKLRQYVALKMVRNEKRFHRQAAEEIRILEHLKKQDKTGSMNVIHMLESFTFRNHVCIAFELLSIDLYELIKKNKFQGFSVQLVRKFAQSILQSLDALHKNKIIHCDLKPENILLKHHGRSATKVIDFGSSCFEYQKLYTYIQSRFYRAPEIILGCRYSTPIDIWSFGCILAELLTGQPLFPGEDEGDQLACMIELLGMPPSKLLEQSKRAKYFINSKGLPRYCSASTQADGRVVLAGGRSRRGKKRGPPGSKDWGAALKGCEDYLFIEFLKRCLQWDPSARLTPAQALRHPWISKSVPRPLTIEKVPGKHVVNPTSAFQGLSSKLPPVVGIANKLKANLMSETNGSIPLCSVLPKLIS, encoded by the exons ATTGGGGGATGGTGTCTACGATACCTTCATGATGATAGATGAAACCAAATGCCCACCCTGCTCAACTGTACTCTGCAATCCTTCTGAACCACCTCCACCCAGAAGGTTAAat gTCACCACTGAGCAGTTAACCAGAGATCACACTCAGCACTTTCTGAATGGAGGAGAGATGAAGGTAGAACAGCTGTTTCAAGAATTTGGCAGCAGAAGACCTGAACCTCTTCAGTCAGATGGCTTCAATGActtggaaaaatgctcaccaactgtTTCTCAAGGGAAGAGTTCAGAAAGCCTGAATACGGTGAAATCCAGCAGTTCCTCCAAAACACCCAAAGTGGTACCTCTGACTCCTGAGCAAGCACTAAAGCAGTATAAACACCACCTTACTGCTTATGAGAAGATGGAAATCATCAACTACCCCGAAATCTACTTTGTGGGTCCAAATGCCAAAAAAAGGCAGGGAGTTATTGGCGGTCCCAATAATGGGGGGTACGATGATGCTGACGGGGCCTATATCCACGTACCTCGAGACCATCTAGCTTACCGATATGAGGTGCTGAAAATTATTGGCAAGGGGAGTTTTGGGCAGGTAGCTCGGGTCTATGATCACAAACTTCGACAGTATGTGGCCCTAAAAATGGTGCGTAATGAAAAGCGCTTTCATCGGCAAGCGGCCGAGGAGATCCGGATTTTGGAGCATCTTAAAAAACAGGATAAAACCGGTAGCATGAATGTTATCCACATGCTGGAGAGTTTCACTTTCCGGAATCACGTTTGCATTGCCTTCGAATTGTTGAGCATAGACCTTTATgagctgattaaaaaaaataagtttcagGGTTTTAGCGTCCAGCTGGTACGTAAGTTTGCTCAGTCCATCCTGCAGTCCTTGGATGCTCTCCACAAAAATAAGATCATTCACTGTGACCTGAAGCCCGAAAACATTCTCCTGAAACACCATGGGCGCAGTGCCACCAAGGTCATTGACTTTGGGTCCAGCTGTTTTGAGTACCAGAAGCTTTACACGTACATCCAGTCTCGCTTCTACAGAGCTCCAGAAATCATCCTAGGATGCCGCTACAGCACGCCTATTGACATATGGAGTTTTGGCTGTATCCTTGCCGAACTTTTAACAGGGCAGCCTCTGTTCCctggagaggatgaaggagacCAGCTGGCCTGCATGATAGAGCTTCTGGGGATGCCACCATCAAAACTTCTAGAGCAATCCAAACGTGCCAAGTACTTTATTAATTCCAAGGGTCTCCCCCGCTACTGCTCCGCCAGTACTCAGGCAGATGGGAGGGTTGTACTGGCGGGGGGTCGCTCACGTAGGGGTAAAAAGCGGGGTCCCCCAGGCAGCAAGGACTGGGGGGCAGCACTGAAAGGCTGTGAGGACTATTTGTTTATAGAGTTCCTGAAAAGATGCCTTCAGTGGGACCCCTCCGCCCGCCTGACCCCGGCTCAAGCATTAAGACACCCTTGGATTAGCAAATCTGTGCCCAGACCTCTCACCATAGAGAAGGTGCCAGGGAAACATGTAGTTAATCCTACAAGTGCTTTCCAGGGACTGAGTTCCAAGCTGCCTCCAGTTGTCGGCATAGCCAATAAGCTTAAAGCTAACTTAATGTCGGAAACCAATGGCAGTATACCTCTGTGCAGTGTATTGCCAAAACTGATTAGCTAA
- the Dyrk3 gene encoding dual specificity tyrosine-phosphorylation-regulated kinase 3 isoform X3, which translates to MMIDETKCPPCSTVLCNPSEPPPPRRLNSWSMLISFLVGHLNCMFQHQNEFLTHAVQNKFLVTTEQLTRDHTQHFLNGGEMKVEQLFQEFGSRRPEPLQSDGFNDLEKCSPTVSQGKSSESLNTVKSSSSSKTPKVVPLTPEQALKQYKHHLTAYEKMEIINYPEIYFVGPNAKKRQGVIGGPNNGGYDDADGAYIHVPRDHLAYRYEVLKIIGKGSFGQVARVYDHKLRQYVALKMVRNEKRFHRQAAEEIRILEHLKKQDKTGSMNVIHMLESFTFRNHVCIAFELLSIDLYELIKKNKFQGFSVQLVRKFAQSILQSLDALHKNKIIHCDLKPENILLKHHGRSATKVIDFGSSCFEYQKLYTYIQSRFYRAPEIILGCRYSTPIDIWSFGCILAELLTGQPLFPGEDEGDQLACMIELLGMPPSKLLEQSKRAKYFINSKGLPRYCSASTQADGRVVLAGGRSRRGKKRGPPGSKDWGAALKGCEDYLFIEFLKRCLQWDPSARLTPAQALRHPWISKSVPRPLTIEKVPGKHVVNPTSAFQGLSSKLPPVVGIANKLKANLMSETNGSIPLCSVLPKLIS; encoded by the exons ATGATGATAGATGAAACCAAATGCCCACCCTGCTCAACTGTACTCTGCAATCCTTCTGAACCACCTCCACCCAGAAGGTTAAat AGTTGGTCCATGCTGATCTCCTTCTTAGTAGGTCACTTAAATTGTATGTTTCAGCATCAAAATGAATTTCTTACACACGCTGTTCAGAATAAGTTTTTG gTCACCACTGAGCAGTTAACCAGAGATCACACTCAGCACTTTCTGAATGGAGGAGAGATGAAGGTAGAACAGCTGTTTCAAGAATTTGGCAGCAGAAGACCTGAACCTCTTCAGTCAGATGGCTTCAATGActtggaaaaatgctcaccaactgtTTCTCAAGGGAAGAGTTCAGAAAGCCTGAATACGGTGAAATCCAGCAGTTCCTCCAAAACACCCAAAGTGGTACCTCTGACTCCTGAGCAAGCACTAAAGCAGTATAAACACCACCTTACTGCTTATGAGAAGATGGAAATCATCAACTACCCCGAAATCTACTTTGTGGGTCCAAATGCCAAAAAAAGGCAGGGAGTTATTGGCGGTCCCAATAATGGGGGGTACGATGATGCTGACGGGGCCTATATCCACGTACCTCGAGACCATCTAGCTTACCGATATGAGGTGCTGAAAATTATTGGCAAGGGGAGTTTTGGGCAGGTAGCTCGGGTCTATGATCACAAACTTCGACAGTATGTGGCCCTAAAAATGGTGCGTAATGAAAAGCGCTTTCATCGGCAAGCGGCCGAGGAGATCCGGATTTTGGAGCATCTTAAAAAACAGGATAAAACCGGTAGCATGAATGTTATCCACATGCTGGAGAGTTTCACTTTCCGGAATCACGTTTGCATTGCCTTCGAATTGTTGAGCATAGACCTTTATgagctgattaaaaaaaataagtttcagGGTTTTAGCGTCCAGCTGGTACGTAAGTTTGCTCAGTCCATCCTGCAGTCCTTGGATGCTCTCCACAAAAATAAGATCATTCACTGTGACCTGAAGCCCGAAAACATTCTCCTGAAACACCATGGGCGCAGTGCCACCAAGGTCATTGACTTTGGGTCCAGCTGTTTTGAGTACCAGAAGCTTTACACGTACATCCAGTCTCGCTTCTACAGAGCTCCAGAAATCATCCTAGGATGCCGCTACAGCACGCCTATTGACATATGGAGTTTTGGCTGTATCCTTGCCGAACTTTTAACAGGGCAGCCTCTGTTCCctggagaggatgaaggagacCAGCTGGCCTGCATGATAGAGCTTCTGGGGATGCCACCATCAAAACTTCTAGAGCAATCCAAACGTGCCAAGTACTTTATTAATTCCAAGGGTCTCCCCCGCTACTGCTCCGCCAGTACTCAGGCAGATGGGAGGGTTGTACTGGCGGGGGGTCGCTCACGTAGGGGTAAAAAGCGGGGTCCCCCAGGCAGCAAGGACTGGGGGGCAGCACTGAAAGGCTGTGAGGACTATTTGTTTATAGAGTTCCTGAAAAGATGCCTTCAGTGGGACCCCTCCGCCCGCCTGACCCCGGCTCAAGCATTAAGACACCCTTGGATTAGCAAATCTGTGCCCAGACCTCTCACCATAGAGAAGGTGCCAGGGAAACATGTAGTTAATCCTACAAGTGCTTTCCAGGGACTGAGTTCCAAGCTGCCTCCAGTTGTCGGCATAGCCAATAAGCTTAAAGCTAACTTAATGTCGGAAACCAATGGCAGTATACCTCTGTGCAGTGTATTGCCAAAACTGATTAGCTAA